One Lampris incognitus isolate fLamInc1 chromosome 14, fLamInc1.hap2, whole genome shotgun sequence DNA window includes the following coding sequences:
- the iba57 gene encoding putative transferase CAF17 homolog, mitochondrial, with amino-acid sequence MNGIARVSQLVKRAFRSTCLPGVYTRRGLTCADVYPFTLPNVSNPGSVHVRNYSRESGDDNNNNPGQYVCYNLSHRSLLKIQGQDTQSFLQGIVTNDMGLFDEPDHRAMYAHMLNVQGRTLYDILLYSLREAEEGCDLLLECDSMVKDAILKHLKVYKLRRKVTINLCQDLSVWAVLCPRKPQGQGMAKPNIVFPEKTLLLEMDPRTEAMGWRLVLDSQVDPLTIIAPSQQGDTEEYHRHRYTIGLPEGVKDFPPGVALPLESNLVYMQGISFSKGCYIGQELTARTHHTGVVRKRLMPVRLSTAVESSEEGASLQTQSGKPAGKHRAGIGKLGLSLIRLAHAKEVLVLKSSEDATVTLEASVPDWWPKDSNAK; translated from the exons ATGAACGGCATCGCAAGAGTCTCTCAACTGGTCAAACGAGCGTTTCGGTCCACTTGTTTACCCGGTGTTTACACGCGCCGCGGGTTAACGTGCGCCGATGTTTACCCGTTTACGCTCCCTAATGTCTCAAACCCAGGAAGCGTTCATGTCAGGAACTACAGTCGGGAGTCGGGGGACGATAACAACAACAATCCAGGGCAGTACGTGTGTTATAATCTTTCTCACAGGAGTTTGTTGAAAATCCAAGGACAAGACACACAGTCGTTTCTTCAAGGAATCGTCACTAACGACATGGGGCTCTTTGACGAGCCGGACCACAGAGCTATGTACGCCCACATGCTAAACGTGCAAGGAAGGACACTCTATGATATTCTCTTGTACAG CCTGAGGGAAGCCGAGGAAGGGTGTGATCTCCTCCTCGAGTGTGACAGCATGGTAAAAGATGCAATTTTAAAACACTTGAAGGTTTACAAGCTACGCCGGAAGGTGACCATAAACCTCTGCCAAGACCTGTCTGTTTGGGCAGTGCTATGTCCGAGAAAACCCCAAGGTCAAGGAATGGCAAAACCCAATATCGTTTTCCCAGAAAAGACTCTGCTATTGGAGATGGACCCCCGAACTGAAGCCATGGGCTGGAGATTAGTGTTGGACAGTCAGGTTGACCCCTTGACTATTATCGCACCAAGTCAGCAAGGTGACACAGAAGAGTACCATAGACATCGATATACAATCG GACTTCCTGAAGGTGTGAAGGACTTTCCTCCCGGGGTAGCCCTCCCGCTAGAGTCCAATCTTGTCTACATGCAGGGCATCAGCTTCAGTAAAGGCTGTTACATTGGCCAGGAGCTCACAGCCAGGACCCATCATACCGGGGTGGTTCGGAAACGCCTGATGCCAGTGCGCCTGTCCACCGCTGTTGAAAGCAGTGAGGAAGGGGCATCACTCCAAACTCAGTCCGGGAAGCCTGCTGGGAAACACAGGGCAGGGATTGGGAAGCTTGGGCTGAGCCTAATTCGCCTGGCTCATGCCAAAGAGGTGTTAGTGCTCAAATCTTCTGAAGATGCCACTGTGACATTGGAGGCCTCTGTGCCAGACTGGTGGCCCAAAGACTCAAACGCCAAGTAA
- the jmjd4 gene encoding 2-oxoglutarate and iron-dependent oxygenase JMJD4 → MKLALRCLFVLFYEAADQLAQSVFTIMDSETYHSCCSLDKVPRQLCASHFVDYIDKELNYSKFFKRHLLPNQPCMFSRSFTEEWRCRKQWVTEDGKPHFQKLLQEFDETPVPIANCNAKEYNANPKQIMPFKKFIHYWKEYIQNGHSSPKGCLYLKDWHMSRDFPEHDVYSTPVFFSSDWLNEYWDTLQVDDYRFVYMGPKGSWTPFHADVFRSYSWSANICGRKKWLLYPPGQEEFLRDTHGNLAYDITAPDLHDKDLFPHFHKACQPLEIIQEAGEILFVPSGWHHQVYNLEDTISINHNWLNSCNVDIMWQFLQNELSSVQKEIEEWRNTMDSWHQHCQVIMKSCTGIDYGEFFSFLKIISDNRMSFLRACSSGNSSDDPRHVSDKLTALGSYHAAFDLQRVAHILECLLCNEDFTRLDHSNHTLQPESLLQKIHEAIHSTRGQHLPSQE, encoded by the exons ATGAAGTTGGCTCTTAGGTGCCTTTTTGTGCTATTTTATGAAGCGGCAGATCAGCTAGCTCAGAGTGTGTTTACTATAATGGACAGTGAGACGTATCATAGTTGCTGCAGCCTCGACAAAGTGCCAAGGCAGTTATGCGCTTCACATTTTGTGGACTACATTGACAAAGAATTGAACTATTCAAAGTTCTTCAAAAGGCACTTGCTTCCCAACCAACCATGTATGTTTTCAAGAAGTTTTACTGAAGAATGGAGGTGTAGGAAACAGTGGGTGACTGAAGATGGGAAACCTCATTTCCAGAAACTACTCCAAGAGTTTG ATGAGACTCCAGTTCCAATTGCAAACTGTAATGCAAAGGAATACAATGCAAACCCCAAAcaaattatgccttttaaaaagttCATTCACTACTGGAAGGAATACATTCAGAATGGCCACTCGTCACCCAAAGGATGTCTCTACTTGAAAGactggcacatgtcaag GGACTTTCCTGAGCATGATGTCTACAGCACACCCGTGTTCTTTTCCTCTGACTGGCTCAATGAGTACTGGGATACACTTCAAGTGGATGACTATCGGTTTGTCTACATGGGACCCAAAGGTTCTTG GACCCCATTCCATGCCGACGTGTTCCGCTCCTATAGTTGGTCGGCGAATATCTGTGGCAGAAAGAAATGGCTCCTCTATCCCCCAGGGCAGGAGGAGTTTTTACGAGACACTCACGGCAACCTTGCTTATGACATAACTGCACCCGATCTCCATGACAAGGACCTCTTCCCACACTTTCACAAAGCCTGTCAGCCTCTTGAAATCATCCAAGAAGCAGGTGAAATCCTTTTTGTGCCAAGCGGTTGGCATCATCAGGTTTATAATCTG GAGGACACCATCTCCATTAATCACAATTGGCTAAATAGCTGCAACGTTGACATTATGTGGCAATTCCTTCAAAACGAGTTGTCCTCTGTTCAAAAAGAGATAGAAGAGTGGAGAAACACCATGGACTCTTGGCATCAGCACTGCCAG GTCATCATGAAGTCTTGCACTGGTATTGACTATGgggaatttttttcttttctgaaaaTCATTTCTGACAACCGCATGTCTTTCCTGCGGGCTTGCTCCTCAGGGAACTCAAGCGATGACCCAAGGCATGTCTCAGATAAGCTCACCGCACTTGGAAGTTACCATGCTGCCTTTGACCTTCAAAGAGTGGCTCATATTCTTGAATGTCTACTGTGCAATGAGGACTTTACGAGACTGGATCATTCGAACCACACCTTACAACCTGAAAGCCTGTTGCAGAAAATTCATGAGGCCATACACTCCACTAGGGGGCAGCATCTACCTTCTCAGGAATAG
- the snap47 gene encoding synaptosomal-associated protein 47, producing MNRDIPIHSWPGSYYINNEKRWENGTLSLTRTTVRFTSDQSKESLASFRLSHIMEIKMESSSFIFSTLTVLEQGNVKHWFGSLKPNRVVVYNVLEHFWRERLLSPTAEARGAESQPSKGRELINLVAGAQRRLEDTGRVINHQGEQFDNMMEGLEKIDSDLGVADKLLSELESPSWWPFGKIPWRTQQAAKAEEAARVAGATSGKGSGRHKEITSIPAVVSRGGGSDLKPGSLLVLVSSLEVRDTNYQLLHRFERNEVDDIRVHNPYEISIRQRFIGKPDICYRLLSAKMPEAMSVLEMQYKKKLEYTGEYATFKATPVTSPCDIEHSICNEGLLQRCQETELPLAVPAGELSQLQVHVLQPAVSQAEAQELKQMLMQLKNLALEAETELERQDEVLDVLTNSTDRATMHIDKHTCRMKRLL from the exons ATGAACCGGGACATCCCTATCCACAGCTGGCCTGGTTCCTACTACATCAACAATGAAAAACGATGGGAAAATGGCACCCTGTCCCTCACCCGAACCACGGTGCGCTTCACCTCTGACCAGAGCAAGGAGAGCCTGGCAAGCTTCCGCCTCTCCCACATCATGGAGATCAAGATGGAGTCGTCCAGCTTCATCTTCAGTACCCTCACAGTGCTGGAGCAGGGCAATGTGAAGCATTGGTTTGGGTCGCTAAAGCCCAATAGGGTGGTGGTTTACAATGTCCTGGAGCATTTCTGGAGAGAACGCCTTCTGTCGCCTACTGCAGAAGCCCGGGGGGCCGAGTCGCAGCCCTCCAAAGGCAGGGAGCTAATTAACCTGGTGGCAGGTGCCCAGAGAAGACTAGAAGACACAGGAAGAGTCATCAACCACCAGGGAGAGCAGTTTGACAACATGATGGAGGGACTGGAAAAGATTGACTCTGATTTGGGCGTAGCAGACAA GCTTTTGTCAGAACTGGAGTCTCCCTCCTGGTGGCCATTTGGCAAAATTCCCTGGAGGACCCAGCAGGCAGCTAAGGCCGAGGAAGCTGCGAGAGTTGCTGGTGCCACTTCTGGGAAGGGTTCAGGTAGGCACAAAGAAATCACCAGCATCCCAGCCGTGGTATCTAGAGGTGGAGGCTCAGACCTGAAGCCTGGATCCTTGTTGGTGCTGGTGTCATCCCTGGAAGTGCGAGACACAAACTACCAGCTCCTTCACCGATTTGAAAGGAACGAGGTTGACGACATCAGAGTTCACAACCCATACGAGATCAGCATTAGACAGCGGTTCATCGGAAAGCCAGATATATGTTACCGGCTACTGTCTGCCAAGATGCCAGAGGCGATGTCAGTGTTGGAGATGCAATATAAAAAGAAGCTTGAGTACACCGGTGAATATGCTACCTTCAAGGCAACTCCAGTCACATCTCCATGTGACATAGAACATTCAATATGCAATGAAG GCTTGCTACAGAGGTGCCAGGAGACAGAACTGCCTTTGGCAGTCCCAGCAGGggagctgtcccagttgcagGTGCATGTACTCCAGCCAGCTGTCAGtcaagctgaggcccaggaactCAAACAG aTGCTGATGCAGCTGAAGAACCTGGCTCTAGAGGCGGAGACGGAGCTGGAGCGTCAAGACGAGGTGCTAGATGTCCTGACCAACTCCACAGACCGGGCCACCATGCACATAGACAAGCACACCTGCCGCATGAAGAGACTGCTCTAG
- the gjc2 gene encoding gap junction protein gamma 2 — MSWSFLTRLLEEIHNHSTFVGKVWLTVLIIFRIVLTAVGGESIYSDEQSKFICNTKQPGCDNVCYDAFAPLSHVRFWVFQIIMISTPSIMYLGYAIHKIARTSEVEHQKHHRLRRKPPHTRWRESHAMEHVLEENEDDDAEPMIYEDTLEVQVAKPEPVPSQETQKHDGRRKIMQEGLMRIYVLQLMSRAIFEIGFLAGQYLLYGFRVNPSYVCDRVPCPHRVDCFISRPTEKTIFLLIMYVVSCLCLLLNVCEMLHLGIGTFRDTLRHKRSRSRRTSYGFPFSRNIPGSPPGYNLVMKSDKPNRIPNSLITHEQNMTNVAQEQQCTSPDENIPSDLASLHRHLRVAQEQLDMAFQTYNTKNNQPTSRTSSPVSGGTMAEQNRVNSVQEKQGARPKLAMEKAGTIVKNGKTSVWI, encoded by the coding sequence ATGAGCTGGAGCTTTCTCACTCGTCTCCTAGAAGAGATCCACAACCACTCCACTTTCGTAGGGAAAGTGTGGCTGACGGTTCTCATCATCTTCCGCATCGTGCTCACAGCAGTCGGGGGCGAGTCCATCTACTCGGACGAGCAGAGCAAGTTTATCTGCAACACCAAACAGCCTGGCTGTGACAACGTGTGCTATGACGCCTTCGCTCCCCTCTCGCATGTCCGCTTCTGGGTCTTCCAGATCATCATGATCTCCACCCCCTCCATCATGTACCTGGGCTACGCCATCCACAAAATAGCCCGCACCTCGGAGGTGGAGCACCAGAAGCACCACCGGCTCCGTAGGAAGCCACCTCACACTCGATGGAGAGAGAGCCATGCTATGGAGCATGTCTTAGAGGAAAATGAGGATGATGATGCTGAACCAATGATCTATGAGGATACACTGGAGGTGCAGGTGGCAAAACCTGAGCCGGTACCCAGCCAGGAAACGCAGAAACACGATGGACGGCGAAAAATTATGCAAGAGGGACTTATGAGGATCTATGTCCTTCAGCTCATGTCCAGAGCCATCTTTGAAATCGGCTTCCTCGCAGGCCAATATCTCCTGTATGGTTTTCGTGTCAACCCCTCATATGTCTGCGACAGGGTCCCCTGTCCCCATCGAGTGGACTGCTTCATCTCTAGGCCCACGGAGAAAACGATATTCCTTCTTATCATGTATGTAGTCAGCTGCCTCTGTCTACTCCTGAATGTGTGCGAGATGCTTCACTTAGGTATCGGTACTTTTCGGGACACCCTTCGCCATAAGAGGAGCAGGAGCCGGCGGACATCATATGGCTTCCCATTTTCTCGTAACATTCCAGGATCCCCTCCAGGGTACAACCTTGTCATGAAGTCAGACAAGCCCAACAGaattcccaacagcctcatcacaCATGAGCAGAACATGACCAATGTGGCTCAGGAGCAACAGTGCACCAGCCCAGATGAGAACATCCCCTCTGACCTGGCCAGCCTGCACCGTCACTTACGTGTTGCCCAAGAGCAGCTTGATATGGCATTTCAAACGTACAATACCAAAAACAACCAGCCAACCTCCAGAACCAGTAGTCCTGTGTCTGGGGGCACAATGGCAGAGCAAAACCGTGTCAACTCGGTCCAGGAAAAACAAGGAGCACGGCCTAAATTGGCCATGGAAAAAGCTGGGACCATTGTAAAAAATGGAAAGACCTCTGTCTGGATCTAG